A section of the Delphinus delphis chromosome 1, mDelDel1.2, whole genome shotgun sequence genome encodes:
- the LOC132425295 gene encoding sperm head and tail associated protein-like, translating to MTSYTPFLLNLPAQPLSPQEGPYFDQHTYRCYCGGYHSAPVTNPVTSPPLTHVPLETGPMISPSIAAGTQGTCPIISPPLTYRPLGTGLIISPPHAHWPMETRPIISPPLSHRVLETGPMTSTLLSSWSSGRSYNYPPLSPTSSPPTGSFYHGHVKHPDACEPKPQLDPPPGKNYCGSPLSSQAGTSCPSSPQEGSYHYSHLPPDASIPAAGSPYCAIRLPPGSTGSPCSPQSQVSRKPCFESIYSWETGGSSYVCITSGTTISGPPCPQEPPLPLSSHCPCSAFFPSPPGNQFMSPLQAPHCRGYKEPPLPIPVCPQAKSPKSSELKQPCAPHRCHFLVTQHTPPDRPMSPKASTSPPPPSCPSGLSGPSCMVTSITTCSNSCPKELPQGTTTPTVVPRTLKTVIPTSLPLRLPCDPVLPNSYAQTSPRGPPIGPLCSTHVYSVVSPTCRNPCLLFGSLNQSTGPLQSHNQPVVPCCGTYSTPRGPPQPHRQTVVPPCSMHIYSFIPLRTPLDPPNLPIAPRAWGHLDTMPCGLHVYSVVSRDCRKESPQIPYSCPLSSSKNSSCSTNANCSSTVVVSECQSSDSQSTLQSTSWSQSEIYFCALQA from the exons atGACCTCTTATACTCCTTTCCTCCTAAACCTTCCAGCCCAGCCTCTCTCACCCCAGGAAG GCCCTTACTTTGACCAACACACTTATCGCTGTTACTGTGGTGGATACCATTCAGCCCCAGTGACCAACCCGgtgacctcccctcccctcactcatGTGCCTTTGGAAACTGGCCCCATGATTTCACCTTCCATCGCTGCTGGGACCCAGGGAACTTGCCCCATAATTTCACCTCCTCTTACTTATAGGCCCCTGGGAACTGGCCTCATAATTTCACCTCCTCATGCTCACTGGCCCATGGAAACTAGACCTATAATTTCCCCACCCCTTTCTCACAGGGTTTTGGAAACTGGGCCCATGACCTCTACTCTGCTCTCTTCCTGGTCCTCAGGGAGGAGTTATAATTATCCTCCTCTTTCCCCAACATCTTCCCCACCCACTGGCAGCTTTTACCATGGCCACGTTAAGCATCCAGACGCTTGTGAACCTAAACCACAGCTTGACCCCCCTCCTGGGAAAAATTACTGTGGCTCCCCACTTTCTTCTCAGGCAGGCACATCTTGTCCCAGCTCACCTCAGGAGGGCTCTTATCACTATTCCCATCTTCCCCCAGATGCCAGCATACCTGCCGCTGGGAGCCCTTACTGTGCCATCCGCCTACCCCCTGGGAGTACTGGCTCTCCTTGCTCGCCCCAGTCCCAGGTTTCCAGGAAGCCTTGCTTTGAGTCCATTTACTCTTGGGAGACTGGTGGGAGCTCTTATGTCTGCATAACCTCAGGCACTACAATTTCTGGTCCACCCTGTCCCCAGGAACCACCtcttcctctgtcctcccactGTCCTTgttctgccttctttccttcaccTCCAGGCAACCAGTTTATGTCTCCACTCCAGGCACCCCACTGCAGAGGCTATAAGGAACCCCCTCTCCCTATCCCAGTTTGCCCCCAAGCTAAGTCTCCCAAATCCTCAGAGTTAAAACAGCCATGTGCTCCTCACAGATGTCACTTCCTGGTCACCCAGCACACTCCTCCTGACCGGCCCATGTCGCCTAAGGCCAGCAcctctcctccacctccctcctgcccttctgGTCTCTCCGGTCCTTCTTGTATGGTGACATCCATCACAACTTGCTCAAATTCCTGCCCCAAAGAACTTCCCCAAGGGACTACCACACCTACTGTGGTCCCTAGAACCCTCAAAACAGTTATCcccacttcccttccccttcGCCTTCCTTGTGATCCTGTCTTACCCAATAGTTATGCTCAGACCAGCCCCCGAGGACCCCCCATTGGACCCCTCTGCAGTACCCATGTGTATTCTGTGGTTTCCCCCACCTGCCGCAATCCCTGCCTACTCTTTGGTTCCCTCAATCAATCCACAGGTCCCCTTCAGTCTCATAACCAGCCCGTGGTGCCCTGCTGTGGCACCTATAGCACTCCCAGGGGCCCACCCCAACCTCATCGCCAGACTGTGGTGCCTCCTTGTTCTATGCATATCTATTCTTTTATCCCTTTGAGAACACCCCTTGACCCCCCAAATTTACCGATTGCCCCCCGAGCCTGGGGCCATCTTGATACTATGCCCTGTGGCCTCCATGTCTACTCTGTGGTTTCTCGAGACTGCCGCAAGGAGTCTCCCCAGATCCCCTACAGCTGTCCTTTGTCTTCATCCAAGAATTCCAGCTGTAGCACTAATGCCAACTGTAGTTCGACTGTTGTTGTTAGTGAATGCCAGAGTAGTGACAGCCAGAGCACCCTCCAAAGCACAAGTTGGAGCCAGAGTGAGA tctaCTTCTGTGCTCTTCAAGCCTGA